In Pseudomonas lalkuanensis, the following are encoded in one genomic region:
- a CDS encoding ABC transporter permease, giving the protein MRLINRTPDRSGRLFLVLLPFALLLLAYFTGSASRLAENPNDKLLPSAAQMADAVNRLAFSEDKRTGEVLFWQDTGASLQRLGVGLSIAALLGLVLGIAAGSVPLFGAPLSPLLTVLSMIPPLAILPVLFIVFGLGELSKVVLIVIGVAPCIARDIEQRAREIPRELLIKAQTLGASTWTLILRVVLPQLMPRLLISLRLMLGSAWLFLIAAEAIASTDGLGYRIFLVRRYLAMDVILPYVVWITALAWLMDWALRELTRRAFPWYEGGKA; this is encoded by the coding sequence ATGCGCCTGATCAACCGAACCCCCGACCGCAGTGGCCGCCTGTTCCTGGTGCTGCTGCCCTTCGCCCTGCTGCTGCTCGCCTATTTCACCGGCTCGGCATCGCGGCTTGCGGAGAACCCCAACGACAAGCTGTTGCCCAGCGCCGCGCAGATGGCCGACGCGGTGAACCGCCTGGCCTTCAGCGAAGACAAGCGCACCGGCGAAGTGCTGTTCTGGCAGGACACCGGCGCCAGCCTGCAGCGCCTGGGCGTGGGCCTCTCCATCGCCGCCCTGCTCGGCCTGGTACTGGGCATTGCCGCCGGCAGCGTGCCGCTGTTCGGCGCGCCCCTGTCACCGCTGCTCACGGTGCTGTCGATGATCCCGCCGCTGGCGATCCTGCCGGTGCTGTTCATCGTCTTCGGCCTGGGCGAGTTGTCCAAGGTGGTGCTGATCGTCATCGGCGTCGCACCCTGCATCGCCCGCGACATCGAACAGCGCGCGCGGGAGATCCCCCGCGAACTGCTGATCAAGGCGCAGACCCTGGGCGCCAGCACCTGGACGCTGATCCTGCGCGTGGTGCTGCCGCAACTGATGCCGCGCCTGCTCATCTCCCTGCGCCTGATGCTCGGCTCGGCCTGGCTGTTCCTCATCGCCGCCGAAGCCATCGCCTCCACTGACGGCCTGGGCTACCGCATCTTCCTCGTGCGCCGCTACCTGGCCATGGACGTGATCCTGCCCTACGTCGTGTGGATCACTGCCCTGGCCTGGCTGATGGACTGGGCGCTGCGCGAGCTCACCCGCCGCGCCTTCCCCTGGTACGAAGGAGGCAAGGCATGA
- a CDS encoding ABC transporter ATP-binding protein has protein sequence MSEKQTGSSASVASAAASFISVKNVWQEYAGNVVLERLNLEVQEGEFCTLVGASGCGKSTFLRLLLGQERPSRGELLLKGQPLPGEPDPSRGVVFQRYSVFPHLSVQDNVALGLELPRSPLLGRLFGGARREAREQAAALLERVGLGHALKQYPSALSGGMQQRLAIAQALVMKPRVLLLDEPFGALDPGIRKDMHALLLELWQETRLTVFMVTHDLAEGFNLGTRLLVFDKVRHDPQAPTAYGARITYDIPLNADRKAARAALPEPLAARLETAAPLITPAY, from the coding sequence ATGAGCGAAAAACAGACAGGCAGCTCAGCCAGCGTTGCGAGTGCTGCCGCTTCTTTCATCAGTGTGAAGAACGTCTGGCAGGAGTACGCCGGCAACGTGGTGCTCGAACGCCTCAACCTGGAAGTGCAGGAAGGCGAGTTCTGCACCCTGGTCGGCGCCTCCGGCTGCGGCAAGTCCACCTTCCTGCGCCTGCTGCTCGGCCAGGAGCGCCCCAGCCGCGGCGAACTGCTGCTCAAGGGCCAGCCGTTGCCGGGCGAACCCGACCCGAGCCGTGGAGTGGTGTTCCAGCGCTACTCGGTGTTCCCGCACCTTTCCGTGCAGGACAACGTCGCCCTCGGCCTGGAGCTGCCGCGCTCGCCGCTGCTCGGCCGGCTGTTCGGCGGCGCCAGGCGCGAGGCCCGCGAACAGGCCGCCGCCCTGCTCGAGCGCGTCGGCCTTGGCCATGCGCTGAAGCAGTACCCTAGCGCCCTCTCTGGCGGCATGCAGCAACGCCTGGCCATCGCCCAAGCGCTGGTCATGAAGCCGCGCGTGCTGCTGCTCGACGAACCCTTCGGCGCGCTCGACCCAGGCATCCGCAAGGACATGCACGCCTTGCTGCTGGAGCTCTGGCAGGAAACCCGGCTCACCGTGTTCATGGTCACTCACGACCTGGCCGAAGGCTTCAACCTGGGCACCCGCCTGCTGGTCTTCGACAAGGTCCGCCACGACCCGCAGGCGCCCACCGCCTACGGCGCCCGCATCACCTATGACATCCCGCTCAACGCCGACCGCAAGGCTGCCCGCGCCGCCCTGCCCGAACCGCTCGCCGCGCGCCTGGAAACGGCCGCGCCGCTGATCACGCCGGCCTACTGA